DNA from Corvus moneduloides isolate bCorMon1 chromosome 8, bCorMon1.pri, whole genome shotgun sequence:
GATTAATTCTGATGGCACTTAATACTGAGgggaacaagggaaaaaaaaccacaccacaCAGGAGGTCTTTACTCAGCGATCCAGTTACATGAAAAAATGACTAGTAAACTGCTACActatgttatttaaaaaaaaaaaatcttctaataCAATTCTGAACAAAATTTCATGATTCTCTGAAAAGAATTCATATCATGCTCACGTTCTCAATTAATAATTATAGACTATATTTGTTCCACACAAAGTTTACTTctcagctgtgtttctgtggtGGCTGTTTCCTGActagaaacaagcaaaagcaaaacctgaGACATCTAAACCTCTTTTCCACTGTCCAGACTCCCATCATTACATAAAGGTTTTAAATCTCTTATTTGAAAGGTACTGTTCCAcacattctgaaaataaagtctCAATAGAATATGAGAAACTTGAAGGGCAATGATGTGCTACTGAATCTTTAAGTTTTGCAATACTCTAAGTTAAATCAATGCTGCagtatttttcctctctatATCTCAGTTAGTTAAAACCCAAATTAAACTACAGTTTGCAAAGCTGTAGTTTTGCCATCTAAATCCTAAATCTCCAAAACGGTGCTGGTATCCTCAGCTACAGTTGATTTCAGTAATAGCTGAGAGATCAACATCCTGAGCTTTATGAGCATTTGCACAGTTTCTTACAGGCTGCATGAACAAGAATTGCTTTAACCAGGAAAAAGTTGCATTAAGAGTATGTTCTCATTCAGTAGCATGCAATTAAAACTGAAGACAAGCAAACTAGTTAGCTTGTAAATGTTTACCTATCAGGACTGAAGCTGGTGCCATAGACAGGTCCACTGTGACCATATAAAATCTTCAACTCACTTgctgttttttcatccatgaTCCTCTCCAAGACATCATCTGATTCTTTGTCAATGAGACTGAGGTCTGCAAGATTTCAAAGTTCATGTATCAGAATAACTGTCAGAAGTTCAAGATAAATGTCATCATGACATCATCTCAGTTAAATACCAAGATTAAGAAATGTTTGCACAGTATCCAGCTTCAaccagaacacatttttaaacaagcaGCAGAATTAAAGCAGGCTGGTTTCCATGAATTTGTGTAGGTGTTGAGCTTCTCAGAGTTCCAACCTTCTCAGAGTTCCCTTCTATCATTTCTCCCATGGTACCTCTAGTGTCTCCCCTAGATCACCTAACCCCAACTGTCTATTACACCTTGTAGTTACCACCCCGTTAAGCAGCAAGATGGGTAGTTCCACACTAGTTATGACTAGCTCCAAGCTCTGTGCACTGACCACCTCACAGCAGGTGTACATGACCAGATTTCTCATTCCTTTAAAACTGTTTCTAATGGTAATATGTAAGATGTGATCATATATCTGTGCACGTATTGTTTCTTCAAAGTGAAACATCTAACCACTGCAGCCAACTCTCCTGCCACAGGTATCTTTCCCTGTTCAGGCAGAACACAAATGTCACAAGTTATGCAGGCTCCTATTAGGTGTTACTGTCTTAATTACCTGCTGCTGTTTTTACACTACGTAGCTTTTTTGGAGTCACAGACCACACTCTGACAGTAGAGTCAGCAAAGCCTCCTACAATCATGCTGGAGTCATCTGTAATATCCACTGCAGTCAGACCCTACACACAGAATATCCAGTTATATTGTTTGCATCTCTAATgatatatttcaaatattacaAAATCCTAAGAGTATTAAAAAGGTAATTTGACTTAATTACAAAAATAGAGAGAATTATTCTAAGATAAACATAAACACACAGGAATTCTTGccccattaaaaataaagctttatgTGTGAAGCACAGTCAGTAGTGACAAAGAGTATTGCTTTCCAGTATTCCAGTGCAAAATATCCTACTATGTTCTGTAGGATACACTTAGGGTCccataaaaaaagcaaaagaaggaattaTGGCAAAATTCAAGCAAAACCAAGGAACATGGAAATTTCATAGTTTAAGGAGTCTTTGAAGAGAATTTTGAACATTTTGGAACATAAACTTTGCAATACTTAACCCAAATACTCCGATTACCCTGGCCAACACTGTTACgtcttttttctttaacaagaGTGATGCTCATAATTTTGATTCCCTTTCCCCTATTACCCAAACCCTTTTACCAACCTGGTAAGCATTAAGGAATGTGTAGAAACAGATGGAGGGCAGGCACTCTGGTCCAAGACGCACTCGCCTTGCCGCTTCCTTCATATTCATTACTTTATCCAGCTTGTCAGAGTCTTTCAGTTCAGGCAGAGGAATTCTACACAAGAACCACATGTttttacaaagcaaaagcaCCTTCCTTATTGTTAATCCAAACAAAGACAGTGAAACGGTCGCATGCAACCCCATACTTCAGTATTCAAATACAAAAcaagaattagaaaaaatgaaagactaAGACTGATGAGAAAGAGAGCCAGTAGCTTTCAGAATTTCAGACAGGTGGTGCAATAAGATAAATAATTGAGGGTGAACTGAAAAGATTAGTGGGTAACCAAGTAAAATTTCATCAAGGGAAATCTAGATTGACTTgaagagcagtgacagagggTTATATGCTATGGGTTCCATGACCTCCCTTACAAGTCTTATGGCTACAGCTGTGTACAGCCAAAATAGCCGAAATGCTAAAACTACCATGTCAACAGCAATGCAGATTTGGCATGACAAGACTGGATTTTAAAGACTTCTCTACACATCATTTCCTTGGTACCTGTTTTGGGGAGGAGCATTAGGGTcctgttttttactttttgacCCTACATTAtcttttttaggttttttcttctttggctttccttcctcattttctccttcttcatcttcatcatccAAAGGCACATCAAACTCTGGTTCTTTAAGTAAGCCGAAAAAAACCTACAAGccaataaaaaaaccacacaagaCAAAACAGTAATTGCTGTTCTTActgaaaactaaattttttaATGGTAACTTTTCAATGGGATAGTCCAAGAAAGAGAGTTGCCCCCTTAAAGCTGCTCTGTTTAATATTACAGCATATATTACTGCTTTGCCCATTAAAAATGTAGTACATGTTCTTCTGGTTCACCCAGCCAACTGATCTGGGCAACTGTAAGTTCTCCCACCATCTCTTAGCCCTTCCTTAAAGCTGAATCCCCACCCTACCTTATTTATTTGTATAGTACTGTGGTACTATACACACACAGCTCTCCTAGTAACAACTGGTAGCAAGTCAAAATTACATCTGCTGCACAAAAGAAGCCAAATAGTCAGGTGtccattttaaaattccaaagTAATTAATGAGTTCGTTTAAGTTCAGTTCAGTGGGCTGAACACAAGGTCGTCTCTCAAAAGGGTTCAGCAGTTTTGTCCACCTGACAGCAATACATCTTGTTCTCTCTACTTCTGTCAACAACTGTTTGTACAGTTCTCTTCCTTTGTTCTGTTCATGCTGGTTTTTAAGACCTCAACTTACAATTGTCAGTCTATACTAAAGTATCTCCCTGAAAAACTAGGGAGATTTGTAAAAACTGCAACAATCTTTGTCTCCTACCTTTGCTTTATTAGCCTCTCGTTTTGCCTCCCCAGCCAAGCTTCCAACCATAGCATCTATCTGTTGTTTACTGCGAGGCATTCCATCAAAGATATCAATGTAAAGATGCTCCTGAACAATGTTCCAGATCTGattgttctgcttttcctgaagaTGCCTCTTCAAGAGTTGGTAAGAGTCACGGGAAATGCGCAGCACAAACTTGCTTGTTCGGAAATCCAGCATGGTCTCATTACCTTTCATATGTTCTTTTTTGGTTAAGCTCGACAATACACGCAGGTCATCCTGGTAATAGCACTCCTGATCCCCATGAAATCTATTGAAACAATTTAAGATACGATAAAAGGTTTAGTCACTCAACTTGTTATAAAATAGTTGTTGCAAGGGACATTTCAACTATTTATAGAAGCATTTTTGCTGACCCTTTGAAGGGAAACAAAGTTATCCTTTAGAATTGCAGTATTTCACAATTGGTCTGAAtccacaaaacaaattaaattctattttcttctcaagTGATAAACAAGTGAAACAAAGTAAGAGTACGGAAAATTATAGATTagccagaaattaatttctttaagctTATTTGAAGAATTTCAAGGTATATGCTATGATATCAGCAAATACTTATAGCATTCATTACTTTGGCATCTCAGTGCAAGCTTCCAGTGCTAAAAAATGACCCCACAATCTTTCCCTAAAGATTCAGAATCTCTTCATTGATACTTTTGCAGCAAAGAGCCCATCGGCACACCATTAATATGGTTCAAAATCTGCCAGTGCACAGTTCAGTAGTTTGCACATCTTTCTAACAGGAGATTGGAAAAGAATTTAAGAACAGTTACTACAACCCATTGCAGTGTTACTTCAGATTTCAAATCTCTTCAactttagagaagaaaaataatacatacctatatataagtatataaaTCTATGCTACGATAGCTCACAGATTTAGCCAAAGTAGCAAACACAAAATAAGGCAAATgtacaaatgaaaattaattacctTTCAAAAAAAGACTTTGCCTCACTCTCATGTTGATTGTAGACCAATTCCAAGTACATGTGCACAAAGAGAGGATAAAAGAGCTGAGACAATTCCGCCCGATGACAGTCCAGGGAACACTCGATGAAGTGTTTCAATCCACTGTAGTACTCCTCGTACAGCGTCGGGTCCCCTTGCTGGTTGTAGGCCGACAACACCGCGCTCACATCCGGCTGATCCTCCACAACCACGGCGCCTCCGACTGCAAAAGCACCAGCCAACAACAAGAGCTGCTCAGACAGTCTGGAAGAGCCAGCAAACAAACAGTGGCCACAACCCCCTGgtcaggtgagtaaaacacgTCCTGTGCGTGTTCAGCACCAAGTCTAAACAATACAGGTGAGAGCACATTGGTCCAGCAGCCAAttctcccagcacctccagcagcttTTTGGACTTTCCCTGCCAACAGCTGCTTGTAGGTAGGCATTTAGTGCCTAATTCAGACAGGATTTTAAGTGTAAAGGAAGAACCCAGTAACATCAAGAGAATTTTACTGATAGGGCTAGAAACTCTTAAACAAGGAGAAGAATGTAAGACACACCCACCATAATTATTTTGCTTCCAGTAAACAAGTAAGTTAAGTAGACTAAGTGAACAATTCACCAAGACCACCACACAACCatcacagagcagggacacttAACACTCTGACAGTTCTGTTCTACACAGCAGTTGTTACACACTTCCATTGCTTTGTCTTTTATATAAAACAATCATATCTGGTGATGTCAGGAACAAGCTGACTTTATGCTGTACACTGACTGGAAGTCACACTAGCAGTTCTTGAAATTTCATTCTTCTGTAAAGCTGCCTCACAGAACACCTTGATTAACAACACTTAGAATTGAACTATCCAATGGACATCTCAAGTACTCAGaaactagaaaaagaaatgcagaaagccTCATCTACAAATATCCCATGGCTATTTCACCAAAACGCAGCCTGTACATCAGACCTCTGTTCTCAAACCTGCGGCCAGACCCGGAACAATCCCCACTAACTACAATGGAAAGCGCCTATTCCTGCTACTCTGTTAGTTGTGATGGGACACAAAGACAAGCGGGAGCACTTTTTACTTCACAGTGCTCCCTGCAAATACGAGAGACACCCTGTCCTTGGTCCCTTGCTCCAGGATATCCAGCTTTCCTTCCTCAATTTCtccttcttcatcttcatcatccAAAGGCACATCAAACTCTGGTTCTTTAAGTAAGCCGAAAAAAACCTACAAGCCAATATTGACTTGTATGAGGATTGTATGGGGAAATGACACACCCAAGGACCTCCCGGAAGACCGGGGTAGACTCTCGGTGGCACCGAGGACCTGACAACCAACCGACCCTTGTGGCCCACCATCACGGAGAGCCCCCGACGCTGCGAGCAGCACACGGGCTCCCCACTTCCCGGGGTTCCCGCCGAGAGGGACCGACCCCGCAGTCCCCGCGGGTCTCACCTTTCCCCGGCGGCACGGCGGCAACCGCGGCCACCCCGGGGCTGGAAGTCGCGACAGTGGCGACGCTGCCTCCTATGGCGACGGCGGCAGCGCTAGTGCCCCGGCCGAGCAGTGCCTCGCCGGAGTCCGCGTCGCTGCCGGAGCCCCCCAGGAGCCCGGCGCTGGCAGGGCTGAGAGCGGCGGCACCCAGGTCATCGCCGAGCAGGCGGGCTTCGCGGCGTAGGATCTCCTCGGACTCCCGGAGGTTGCTGCGCCGCAGGAACTGCAGTACGGCCACAAGCGTTTGCCGGTCCAGCGCCGCCGGGGAggcggccgggcccggcgccGCGGGTTTCGGGGGTGCTGCATCCCCACCTGCTCCCGCCGCCTCTCCCTCCGCGGCGGTGGCCGGGGCAGcggcggaagcggcggcggcggcggcggcggcgggaggcaCCGcgggtggcggcggcggcgtcCCCGCCTCGGGGTCCGGCTGCGCCGCCGCCACCTCTGCCGGCTCCTCATGCAGCGCCGCCATCTTCGCCGCCTTCCATTCGCCGGCGGCGCACGGCCGCCGCTAGGCGCGGCCGCCCTTGCGACAGTGAGGGCAAAGGAAGGGCACTCCTGCCGCTGCCTCCACAGCCGCGCGCGGCTTCGTTTTGCGACGCTGGCGGAAGCGCTTTGTGGCAGCGCGGGAGCGGTGAggggcggcggtgccgggccGGTGTGAGGGGGGAAGGGGTTGGGGGCACTGCGGGGCTCATGGAGATCTTTGGAATAGACCAAGGCTGGCCTTGGGACTATGTGCCCTTAGGGGCTGTGCGCCCAATTACCTTAATTACGGCTGGGCCTCTGAGTTGTCCAGGTATTTctaatgctgctgcttttattcgTGTCTGTTAAACAAAGATTACTTGTCGAaaggctggaagagctgggggtgttcagcctggataAAAAAGGCTCCGGGGAGACCTTAGaacaccttccagtgcctaaaggggctacaagagagctgaagagggactttggacaggggcatgtagtgacaggacaagggagaatggctttaaattgtCAGAAAGCcagtttagattagatattaggaagaaattctttactgtgagagtggtgaggcactggcacagggttGTCCAGCggagctgtggatgccccatccatgTAAGTGATCCGGGACTCaaaggttggatggggctttgagcaacctctTCTAGtggatgtccctgcccatggcaaggcgtttggaactaggtgatctctaaggtcccttccaacccaaacaatttaATTCTGTTACGGAATTAAAACCTAATTTTGAATGAAACTGGTGTTGTGTGATTGAGTGTCTTTCGGGACAAATTAACCGTTCATTAGCGAgcctcttggggaaaaaaaaatcaagaaagaagCCGTGGACGATAAAACGATAAAGCTGTTGGGGCTCAGCGCATGCGCGGTGGGGCAGCCACGCGTTCTTTAGAACTACATTTCCCAGTGTGCTCCGCGGCGTTCCCACGCATGCGCCTCGGGCCGCGGACCGACCCGTGCCAGCCCCGGTCCGTGGACATGGAGGGAGACACCGGATCCGGGGTCCCGGCGCTGTCGggcggggatggagcgggcGCGGGCCAGGGCCCGGGCCCGGCCGATGAGGACCGGGACATGGAGGGGGCCCCCAGCTGCTCGGGGTCGCGCTCCCTCCCCTTCGAGTTTGAGCGAGGTCGCTCGGAGTCCAGCGGCGATGAGGACGACGACGACGAAGAcgatgaggaagaggaggtggaggaggaggagatggagggcGACACCGGGGCTCGATTCGGGACGGATGACGGGGAGCTCGACTCGGACGACGACCGGGAGGTAAAGGGCGCGGGAGGGTGCCCGGGGCACGCCAGGCCCCGCTCCCGGCGTGCCCCGCGTGTGGGAATGGGCTTGtcattatttttactattttattatttttgttacttaTTTTAGTATTACCCGCGTTCACTTCATCTGTCTCATTTAAGTGAAGCCTTTACAAACTCTCGGCGTGGCTGAGAGGGTGGTAGACGGTGGCACGTGGGCGAAATGAATGGTGTTATTGAGGGAAAGAAAGCCCTTTAGTCAGGCTTTGAGACGAGAGGAAACGGAATGTTAGAATCTAATATGTCACATCTTTCAGACACATCTCAGATCTTCGCTATTGAAgaaatttgttctttttgaaaTAGTACTATTCAGCCAAGAAACCTGTTGTGGAGCTACTTCTGTGCGTTCCTGATAAGTATTCTTCATGACCAGAATTCAAAGCAGTGAAATCTCAATCTTTGCTTTAACGTATATTTGTATAATCCCTATCTGTGTGTAGAAACAAGAGATGCCTGTCTCTTGTCATACAAACTCTGTATATGTTGATTTGGGACCCCAACACGATTCCTGAGCATTTTCAAATAATGGTATTGTTGCCACCACTATCCACTTCAAACTTGCTGACGTGATATTTTGTTAAAAGAGTTTACCCAAAAGAACTTTTCCCAAGATGATtgtttaaagttttctttttaggtATGATTCATGAAACAAATCGGATTACTGTTGTCAAAAAGGTCAATTCAGAAGACTAGGTAAAAGTTTTTAGAAAAGAGCTGTATATGAGGAGTGACTGATCTGTTAGGAAAACCCATTCCTGTAGCATATTgatcccattttttccccatgcatTTAAGGCTGTGGTATTTTGGAAGCTGCAGTCAGGGAATTTCATGGCTTAGCCTGCGTATTCAAACTCTTACCAATTGTCTTTGTTTGCAGCGTATGATAAACCTCGTAGAGTTGACCCCCTACATCCTGTGTTCCATCTGCAAAGGTTACTTTATTGATGCTACAACTATTACAGAATGTCTGCACACCTGTAAGTATCTGTCAGTATTGTCTGCCTAAGGGTATAGTTGCAAATTCAAACAAATTCAGCTGTTGAAATGTTCTGAGGttggaaaaataattctctgtTTAAAGTGAATGCGTGTTGTGTCTGTTCCTTAAGCGAGATATGTTTGTGGGTATTTTAAGCATCAGAAAATAATCAGTCATGAAGTTAGCTTTCCATATTAAGAAGGAAGAAGATGTAGGAAAAGATAAAAGCCCAAGTAAGACAAAAATAGAGCTACTACAtacattttcttaattattctttttttaagtagGCTCTGGCAATTTGACTGTATAACTGAGAAAAGAAAGTTGAGTGGCTCTGCTTTTAATGGATTAGAAAGTTTCCTAAGCTGTTGTTGATGTGAGCTTGTAAATTCACAAAACCCCATAAGCGCCTGTGTGGAAGTACCGGTTCAGATACAGAAACAGTGGTCTGCACCCATGGGACATTTTGTCCATAATCTGATGAATGGAAATAGGTGGGTAATAACAAACTGATTTCGATGTGCTTGTCTTGTTATTTTCCCCCTCAATCCTAGTGCTAACAGTTTTTCCAGTGCTAACAGAACTGTTTTCTCTCAAAACTAATAAAACACTTTCTGTGAAGCTGACTCTTTCATCCACACCCATGTTCCTACCTGAATCCAAGAATCCTGGTTTACTAGACCTCCCAAACGCTCACACTGCATAGAGGGAaaactttctttctctctctctctctttttttttttcccccccctttttgAGGCACTACTCACTAGTTTGTTTTAGAGCATGAAGTATTCAGCACAGTGTGCAATTTATGAAGAGGCACAACTGTTAGTAAGGACAGCATAATGTTGCAGATGCAACCGTGGGGGTGTCTTAGAACTTTCCTGGTAAATATTATGGAAAAGTTTCCTCTGTTCAAACTGATAGGGAGCTGACTTGATAGTAGGTTATTTATTCTAGGTATTTCCACTCAGTAGCTTTCTGTCCAAATTTTTAAAGGACTTGtaaaacacaatgaaaatgGCAGAGTTATGATGTCTTACCTTGTTTCTACTGAAACTGTTTGTGGGGTGCTTTTCAGCAGTCAGTACTCTGTCTTAGCTCTGCTCACCTTCTACGTACACATTGAACACTCACCCATGCATCCATTGGATTAGGAGTGTTCAGTGACTTCGTTTTGTCTCTGACAAGTTTTGTGTGGGAAGTCTGGGTGTATTTACCCCTTTTGCTTGAACAGATGGCACTGTGTACTGGACATGGGACTCTTAcgggatttcttttctttacagtttGTAAAAGCTGCATCGTGAGACACTTCTACTATAGCAACAGATGTCCAAAGTGCAATATTGTTGTACATCAGACACAGCCGCTCTATAATATCAGGTAATAAATTTGTCCCATTTTTAAAGATTTGCTActtgcttttaaatgttttgttttacagacCTGTAGTGCTTTCCTATTTGAAACAAGGGAATGGTTACAAGAAACACATGTGTTCTTCATTAGGATAAGTTTCATCTCAACAATTAAGATAAAAATACTCTCTTTATTGTTTTATCTAGTTTGTATCCATTTCTAGGGTTTGTTACCCCTGCCCTGGGTATTTTTATGCATTTGCTCAGTGTTACAGGTGATACAAACACTTAACTATTTGCTTGGATTTCCTTTCAAGATGAAGCCTTGTTGGCATGTTCTATTTATTAACTCAAAAAATTGAGTTTTGGTTTCTTGAGCTGTTCATGGGGGGGTGGTGCTTTAAACTTTACATGGCTTCTGTTTAGAGAGATGTGGAgttgctgctctgcctctccacGTACATCTCATTTCAATGTTGTGTTTGGCATCTTCATTACAGTTTAAGGAAACCATTTTGTGTTGCACCAAAgactcatcttttttttttttttttttttcctatttcataGACTGGACCGACAACTGCAAGACATAGTCTATAAATTAGTTGTCAATCTGGAGGAAAGTAAGtccttttctttattgtatTAGTATATAGAgattgaaaaaaacagaaaacagactAATTCAAAGTTTGTCTCTACTCTGGACTCTTTAAGATAGTTTAGTGATGTTTGGTTATAAGTTGTAATGAATTAACTGTGACAACTGGCATCTTTCTGGCTGCTAAATGCTATTGTGGGTAGTGGTGTGTACCTTATCTCATGAAACAAAGCTGTCACTGTATCCAGATAAACATCCAAATAACATTTCATAGTCATTCTTCTTACTTTAGTAGAACTATATTATATCATTCTGTGTAAAAAGTTCACTTGGCTCAGTCAAAAAAAGTTGCTAAGACTGATTCTctcaaatgcttttattttttcctcactgcCATATTTATTTATCTGATTTTAGATGTGTTCACCGTCTCATCTCATTTACCTTCAGC
Protein-coding regions in this window:
- the TAF5 gene encoding transcription initiation factor TFIID subunit 5, whose protein sequence is MAALHEEPAEVAAAQPDPEAGTPPPPPAVPPAAAAAAAASAAAPATAAEGEAAGAGGDAAPPKPAAPGPAASPAALDRQTLVAVLQFLRRSNLRESEEILRREARLLGDDLGAAALSPASAGLLGGSGSDADSGEALLGRGTSAAAVAIGGSVATVATSSPGVAAVAAVPPGKVGGAVVVEDQPDVSAVLSAYNQQGDPTLYEEYYSGLKHFIECSLDCHRAELSQLFYPLFVHMYLELVYNQHESEAKSFFERFHGDQECYYQDDLRVLSSLTKKEHMKGNETMLDFRTSKFVLRISRDSYQLLKRHLQEKQNNQIWNIVQEHLYIDIFDGMPRSKQQIDAMVGSLAGEAKREANKAKVFFGLLKEPEFDVPLDDEDEEGENEEGKPKKKKPKKDNVGSKSKKQDPNAPPQNRIPLPELKDSDKLDKVMNMKEAARRVRLGPECLPSICFYTFLNAYQGLTAVDITDDSSMIVGGFADSTVRVWSVTPKKLRSVKTAADLSLIDKESDDVLERIMDEKTASELKILYGHSGPVYGTSFSPDRNYLLSCSEDGTVRLWSLQTFTCLVGYKGHNYPVWDTQFSPYGYYFVSGGHDRVARLWATDHYQPLRIFAGHLADVTCTRFHPNSNYIATGSADRTIRLWDVLNGNCVRIFTGHKGPIHSLAFSPNGRFLATGATDGRVLLWDIGHGLMVGELKGHTDTIYALRFSRDGEILASGSMDNTVRLWDAVKAFEDLETDDFTTATGHINLPENSQDLLLGTYMTKSTPVVHLHFTRRNLLLAAGAYSSQ
- the PCGF6 gene encoding polycomb group RING finger protein 6, with amino-acid sequence MRLGPRTDPCQPRSVDMEGDTGSGVPALSGGDGAGAGQGPGPADEDRDMEGAPSCSGSRSLPFEFERGRSESSGDEDDDDEDDEEEEVEEEEMEGDTGARFGTDDGELDSDDDRERMINLVELTPYILCSICKGYFIDATTITECLHTFCKSCIVRHFYYSNRCPKCNIVVHQTQPLYNIRLDRQLQDIVYKLVVNLEEREKKQMHDFYKERGLEVPKPAVPQPVPPSRGRPRKVLGSVFRIPPELDISILLEFIGANEGTGNFKPLEKKFVRVSGEATIGHVEKFLRRKMDLDPACQVDIICGDHLLEHYQTLREIRQVIGESAVQDGLLVLHYGLVVSPLT